Genomic segment of Aliarcobacter trophiarum LMG 25534:
GATTATTTTATGGTTTTTTCTATCATATTTATCCTCATTGGCACCTAATATTAGATTTATATCAGCATCTTTTTCTGGATGAGTTAAAATGATTTTCTTTACATTTAAAGCTCTTAATTTTAAAATATCTACTTTTTGCCCGCTACAATCAATTAAAATATCAATACCATCTAAGTATAATTGTGAAATATCTTTATAGTGTGTAATTTTTATTTTGGAACTTTTATTCTTTATAAAATTATCTTCTATGACTTTAAATTTATCATCTATTTTTCCATAAGTTGAATCATAGTTTATTGAGTAAACTATATTTTCAATAGATGGATTTATATCATTTATAGCAACAATTTCAAATTTTTTATCAACTAAAAGCTGTTTTAGAATTGATTTTCCAATTCTACCAGCCCCATTTAAAAGGATTTTTATACCCATAATCTTCTTTCGTTTACAAATTTTTAGAAATAATTTCTTGTAAGTATAGTTAAAAGTAGATTATTTTTAAAGTATCTCTTGAACTCGACCCACTTCACCACTTTGCAATCTTACTTTTATTCCATGTGGGTGAGTTGGAGAATTTGTTAAAATATCTTTTACAACTCCTTGAGTAAGCCTTCTTGTTTTTTGATCAGTTTTTAACACAATATTTACTTTTAAACCTATTTTTATATCAAATCTTTTTTTTGGATCCATTTTTACTTCTTTTATTTATATATTTGAAACTATACTATTGTTTCATCTCTATAAACAAAATATGACTTTTTGATATAGGATTTACTTCTAACAGGGTTTCATCTATTATCTCTGCTGCATCTCCACTTTCTAAAATATTTCCATTTACTTTGGAGCTTCCTTCAATTTGTACAAAGTAGATTTGTCTATTTTTATCTATTTTAAAAGTAAAATCTTTATCAAATTCACTTACATATATATTTACATCTTGATAGATTTTTATATGGCTCTCTCCAACTTGACTTGAGACTATATTTAAAAGTTTGTTATCTCTTTCTTCCTCTTTATATCTATATGAACCATAAAGCCTTGGAAGTCCTTTTTGTGGAGGAAATATCCAAATTTGAAGCAGCCTTAAATCTTTATCTCCATCATTTTTTTCACTATGGTAAATTCCATCTCCTGCACTAAGATATTGAACTTCTCCTCTTTTTAAAGTTTCCTTATTTCCCATTGAATCTTTGTGAGTTATTTCACCATCAACAATATATGAAATTATTTCCATATTCTCGTGAGGATGAGTATCAAATCCACTTTTTGGTTTTACTATATCATCATTTAGAACTCTTAAAACTCCAAATCTTATATTTGTAGGGTTTCTATATTCTGCAAAACTAAAGTGAAAATTGCTTTGTAACCACCCTAAGTTAGATTTTCCCATATTTTGCTTTTTTAAGATTTTTATCATATTTAACTCCAAAAAAAGCTAAGCAATTTGCTTAGCTTAACACTATTTAAGATTTCCTTGAATATCAATATTTAATTTAACTTCGTCACTAACAGCAACTCCACCTGTTTCTAAAATTTTATTCCAAGTTACACCAAACTCACTTCTATTTATTTTTCCAGTTAGAGTAAACCCAGATTTTTTACCTAAAGCTCCACCATTTTCAAGATTTAGTTTAATGTTTTTTGTAATACCTTTAATTGTTAAGTCTCCATAAACTACATCATTTTCAACTTTTGTAGATTTAAAAGTGATTTTTGGGAACTGTTTTACATCAAAAATATCACTTGCTCTTAAATGCTCATCTCTTTTTTCATCAGCTGTATCAATAGAAGCTACATTTAACTCTCCACTAACACTTACAAGAGTGTTTGCTTTTTCATCGTATTCAAATATTCCACTAACATCTTTTATCTTCCCAGCTACATTTGAAACCATCATATGTTTTACTGTAAAACCTGCATTTGAGTTTACTGTATCAACACTATATGTTCCTGCAAATAGTGTTCCAGCAGTAAATATACTTAATAATCCTAAACTAATTTTTTTCATTTTTAATCCTTTTTGTTTTTATTGTAAATTTTATCTAATAAATCGAATAAAGTTTTTAATTCATTATCATCTAAGACATCTAAAAATTCATTTAAATTGTTTGAATGACTTGGGAAAATATCTTCTATAATAGCAACTCCTTTTGGAGTTATAGACAAAATAGATGATCTATTGTCATTTGAAGCTTTTTTTGACTCTATTAATTCATCTCTAATGAGATTTCTAACAATCACCGTAGTATTTCCTGGAGTTCCCATAATAAGTTTTGTAATAGAACTTATATTTAAATTTCCTCTATGATATAAAACTTCTAAAACTTTAAATTGATTAAATGTTAGAGTATATTTTGATAAAAAAAGTTCTGTTTTATTGTTTAAAATATGAGCAACTCTTACCAATCTCATAACAGTTTTCATAGCTTTATCTGATTTCTCACCATAAGACTTTAGACTTTTTCTGTTCATAAATACTCCTTAGCAGAAATTGTATTACTAATTAGTATTAAATGTCAAGGTTACTTTTTTCTTTTCTCTTTTGTTTGCTGAAAATTTAACTCATTTTGCAAAGTTGCTTCCATATTTATTGTAACTTTTATATCATTTGATACAGCACTACTACCTAGGCTATCCAAAACATCCCAAGATAGGTCAAAATTACTTCTTTTTAAAGTTGTATTCATAGAAATATATAGTTTGTCAAGAAAAACACCACTATTTACAATATTAAACTCAATATTTCTTTTTACCCCATTTATTTTAATATCTCCAAAAACTTTATCATCTGTAATTTTATCAGCATTAAACTCTATCTCAGGGTATTTTTTATTGTTTAGAATTTTTTCACCTATGATTAAAGCTGTTAAATCTTTATTCTGTGTAGCTACAGAGTCTGTATCAACAGAACCTTGTAAAGATTTTATTATATTTTCCTTTTCATCAAAAATTATTAATCCAGTAATATCTTGAAAACTCCCATCAATTACCTTTGATTTTTGATACATTAGTTGAAAATTTGCTTTTGAATTTTTATTATTTACAATAAACTCTTTTGCATAAAGAAAAGGAGTTAATAGTAGTATTGAGAAAAAAATTTTTGTTGCTTTCATTTTTTACCTTATAAAATTAGTCGAGCAATTATATCTAATTAAACATATTTTAACCATTTAATAATCTTTTTTTAGCTAAAATATTCCGTTTTACTGAAATATGAAATACTTTAATATAAGGAAAATTAATATGTTATTAACTCCAGGACCAACTCCTGTACCAGAATTTGCACGAAAAGCAATGAGTGATATTACAATTCACCATAGAACAAAAGAGTTTGAAGCTATTTTTGAGAAAACTAGAAATCTTTTAATTGAAATTTACAATATGCCTGAAGTTTTAATGTTAGCTTCGAGTGGAACAGGAGCTATGGAAGCTTGTATTACAAATCTTACAAGAAAAAAGGCACTTACAGTTAATTCTGGAAAGTTCGGAGAGAGATTTGGAAAAATTTGTAAAGCTTTTAATATAGATTTTGTAGAGATAAAAAATGAGTGGGATACTCCTGTAGATGTTAAAGATGTAGTAAATATAATTAAAAATGATAAAGATATAGATGCAGTTTTTATTCAAATTTGTGAAAGCGCTGGTGGGTTAAGACATCCAGCTGAAGAGATGGCAAAAGAGGTAAAGAAAATTAATCCTGAAATAATGATAATTGCAGATGGAATTACAGCTGTTGGAGTTGAAAAAATTGATGTTTCAAACTTTGATGCTGTAATTACTGGAAGTCAAAAAGCATTTATGTTACCACCAGGTTTATCTATGATTGGATTATCGAGTAAAGCAGTTTCTAAAATAGAAGAAAAACCAGCTGGTTACTACTTTAATCTAGCAAGTGAGATAAAAAATCAAAGAAAAAATACAACTGCTTACACAGCAGCGACAACTTTGACTATTGGATTAGGCTCTGTTTTAGAGAAGATGAAAGAGATAGGGTTTGAAAACCAATATGAAAAAACATCAAAAATAGCAAAAGCAACGCAAGAGGCATTAAAAGCTATTGGATTTAAAATTTATCCAAAAACTCCTGCAAATGCTATGACTACAGTTTATACAGAACAATCAAATGAGATTAGAAAAATCTTAAAAAATAAGTATAATGTTGATATAGCAGGTGGTCAAGACCATTTGTCTGGAAAAATTTTTAGGATAAATCATATGGGTCTTGTTGAAGATTTTGAAGCTTCTTGGGCTGTAAATGCAATTGAATTAGTTATGGATGATTTAAAAATTAGAACATTTGATGGAACAGCAAATAAAGTATTTGCACAATCATTTTATAAAGGGAAATAGTCATATATGATTTTTGAACACGAAATTCCAAAAGGAAGCAGACTATATTTTGGTAAAACTGCAAAAGCAAAAAGGGTTTTAGAAAATAGTGTTTGTCAAATTTTGGAGAGAAATGGATTTGAAGAGATTTTGACACCAAATTTTTCATATTCTCAGCATCAATCTATTGAGAACAATAAAAAATTAATAAAATTTTCAGATGAAGAGAATGAACAAGTATCTTTAAGAGCTGATTCTACTTTAGATGTTGTAAGAATTATTACAAAAAGATTGGGAAGAGCTACAAATCATAGAAAATGGTTCTATATTCAACCTATTTTTTCATATCCTTCAAAAGAGGATTATCAAATTGGTTGTGAGTGGATAGAGCATAATAATATATCTGATATTATGAATTTAACAGCAGATATTTTAAGAGCTATAAAAATAGAGCCAATTTTACAAATATCAAATGTAAATATACCAAAACTAATAAGCACAGAGCTAAATATTAGTATTGATATACTCAAAAATGGTGAAATATCAGAGCTACTTAAATTAAATTGTGAATGGCTAAATAGTCTTTTAAGAGTAAAAGATATTAAAAGTTTGGAAAAGGTTATAGAAGTAGTACCAAATACATTAAAAAAAGAGCTAGAGACTCTTTTAGAAAAAGCAAGAGAGGTAAGTTACTCAAATATTATTATTGCACCTATGTATTATGGAAGTTTAAAATACTACAATGGTGTTTATTATAGAGTAATAGATAAAAATTTAGTTTTATGTAGAGGTGGAATGTACGAGGCTGATGGAATTAGCTCTTTAGGTTTTGCATTATACACAGATAATTTATTAAAAATGTTAGAGGGATAAAATGAAAGCAGATGTAATAGTTGGAATTCAATGGGGAGATGAAGGCAAGGGTAAAATAGTAGATATGCTTGCTCAAAAATATGATATGGTTTGTAGAAGCCAAGGTGGACATAATGCTGGTCATACAATTTGGGTAGATGGAATAAGATATGCACTTCAACTAATTCCTTCAGGTATTTTAAACAAAAAAGCTATAAATATTATAGGAAATGGTGTTGTTGTATCACCTTTTAATATATTAAAAGAGATGAGTCAATTTGATAATCTTGAAGGAAGACTTTATATATCTGATAAAGCTCACTTAAACCTTCCTTTTCATGCTTTAATTGATCAAGCAAAAGAGAGATTAAAGGGTGATAAGGCTATTGGAACAACAGGAAAAGGAATTGGTCCTACATATTCTGAAAAAGTAAGTAGAAATGGTTTTAGAGCTGGAGATTTATTAGATCCTTCAAAGCTTTGTAATGATATCTTAGATTATTTTGCTCAGAATAAAGCAATTTTTGATGTTTTAGAGATAAAAACTCCTTTGAAAGAAGAGCTATTAGCTGAGCTTGAAGACTATAATACTAAATTAGCACCATATATAACAAATACGACAAATATGGTATGGAAAGCTCTTGATGAAAATAAAAGAGTTTTATTGGAAGGTGCTCAAGGAACACTACTAGATATTGACCATGGAACATATCCTTATGTTACTAGCTCTAGTACGGTTAGTGCAGGAGCATGTACTGGATTAGGTTTAAATCCAAAAGATATAGGTGAGATAACTGGAATTGTAAAAGCATACTGTACAAGAGTTGGAAATGGACCATTTCCTAGTGAAGATTTCACAGAGTATGGAAAAACTATGGGTGAAGTTGGAAAAGAGTTTGGAACAGTAACTGGAAGAAAGAGAAGATGCGGTTGGTTTGATGCCGTTGCAGTTAGATATGCAAGTAGATTAAATGGATGTGATAAATTAGCTTTGATGAAACTAGATGTTTTAGATGGCTTTGATAAAATAAAAGTTTGTGTTGCATATGAATATAATGGAGAAAGAGTAGATTACATGCCATCAAATATGGAGAGTGTAAAAGCTATTTATGAAGAGATAGATGGTTGGGATAGTGTTGTTGGGATTAGAAAATATGAAGATTTACCAATAAATGCAAAAAAATATATAGAAAGAATTGAAGAGATAACAAATGTAAGAGTTGGAATAATTTCAACTTCGCCAGAACGAGATGATACAATTTTAAGGGGATAAAATGAGATTAAAGCTACACCAAACTACATACCTTTCAAGAAGAATTACAAGAGATTTAATTACTTGTGATTTTATAGAAGCAAGAAGAGATAGAGCTAGTATAGAAGAGCAAGTTGAGAGGATTTTAGATGAAGATATTCTTAAAGAGCAAGCTTTAGATGATAAAGTAGAAGAGATTCTAGATTCTCAAATAGAAGAGATTGAGTATCTAAATGCAGATAGAAGGCAACTTTTCTGGATGACAAAAAAAAGGCTTGCAAATGATTTTGGCGTTATCTTAAACAATGAAGATAGGTTTTCTGATATTGCTCACAAAATATTAGATTATCTATGGGAGGAGGATTATATACATTTTACTTGTTCGGATAATCAGATTAAAAATGTAATATTTGGTTCTTTGGATGATTTTATTAAAGGGTTTGAAAGAGCAGATGGTGAAGTGTTAGCTAAGCTTAAAAATTATAAAAGAAAGCTAATTCCTGGTACTGAGGACTATGATTTGGTGTATCATAGACTTTATGAAGAAGAGTTAATAAAAAGAGGATTAATTTGATGCAAAAAGTATATATTTATTTAGAAAACGGGATATTTTTAGAGGCAAACTCTTTTGGTGCAGATACAACTGCTGTTGGAAAACTAGTGTATAATAACTCAACATTTGGACAACAAGAGATTATTACAGACCCTTCAAACAATGGATTATTTATAAATTTTACAGCTGTAGAAATAGGAAATACAGGTGCAAATAGAGTCGATATGGAAAGTTCAAAAGCCTATGCAAATGGGATTATTGTGAGAAATTATCATGATCTTTACTCGAACTATAGAGCAGATATGAGTTTAAAGGAGTTTTTAATAGAACAAAATGTTATTGGAATTTGTGATATTGATACAAGGTACTTAACAAAAACTTTAAGAGAAGAGGGAAGTATGATGATGATTGCATCTACAAAAATCTCTTCAAAAGATGAGTTAGCAAAAGAGTTAAGTAAAGCAAAAAAATATGATGAAATTAATTTTGTTAAAGATAGTTCTACAAAAGAGGCTTATATTCACAAATCAGGTGTTTGGAACGATGAAATTCAAGACTACAATAAAGCTAGTATGAGTGATAAAAAAGTTCTTGTAATTGATTATGGAGTTAAAAAATCATTTTTAAATGAACTTGTTGAGTTAGGATTTGAAGTTGAAGTAGTTCCAGCTTCTACAAAATCTCAAGAAATAATAAACAACTTTAAATTAGGTAAAATAGGTGGAGTAGTTCTAAGTAGTGGTGCTGGAAATCCAAATATTTTAAAAGATGAGGTTGAAGAGATAAAAAGATTAATTGAGGCAAATATTCCAATTTTTGGAGTTGGCTTAGGGCATTACTTATTAGCTCTTGCAAATGGTGGAAAAGTAGAGAAAATAAAATCTATTAAATATGGAAGTCATCCAATTAAAGGTGATAAAACTGTAGAAATTTGTAGTGTTAATAGTGATTTCGAAATAAGTGAAGATATTAAAAATATTGCCAATATAACTCATATTAAAGTATTTAATGATACTGCAGTTGCTTTAAAATATAATAATAAAAATGAATTAAGTAGCGAATTTACACCAACTTCAAACTCGACTATATATAAAGAGTTTACTAAAATGGTAAAATAAACTTTAAAAATATCTGAGGCATCGCCTCAGAATTAAAATCTCTCCGTTCTTACTAACTTTTAAATCCAAATTGTAAATAAATTGTCAATAAATAGTACATAATATCTTGAAATAGTTACTTTATACTTCTAAATATAAAATATTTAGGAGTAAATTATGAAAATAGTGATTGTTGCTTGTCTTTTAGCAAGCTTAGGTTTTAGCTCAGTGATTGATGATTTCTTAAGCTCTTTAAAGCAGGAGGCTATAAAAGAAAATCCTAGTTTTAAAGAGTTTGATTATAAAAGAGGAGAAGAGCTTTTTTTATCAAAACATATTGGCAAAAAAGGAGAACTAATCTCTTGTGCATCTTGTCATGGTACAGATTTAAATAAATCAAATCAGAACTATTTTACAGGTAAAACAATAGATGCTCTATCTCCAAAAGCAAATCAAAAAAGGTTTACAGATAAAGCAGATATTGAAAAATGGTTAAAAAGAAACTTTAATGATGTTTATAATCGTGAAGGAACAGCTATTGAAAAAGGTGATGTAGTAACTTACATCATAAATAAGTAGGAGGAGTAAAAGATGAAAAAGCTAATTATTTTTACACTGCTTAGTTGTGCCTTATATGCACAAGAGATGAAAATAAGTATAAAACCAGTTGATAATGATATATATAAAAAAGAGTGTGGAAGTTGCCATTTTGCATATCCAGCTGGCTTATTGCCTAGTAGCTCTTGGAATAAAATGATGTTAAATTTAAGTGACCACTTTGGAGATGATGCAAGTGTTGATGATAAAACTTTTCAAACACTATCAAGTTATTTAAATATGAATAGTGCAGAAAAGGCTATGCAATATAAAAGAAGTAAAAAAATAGTCAAAAACTTAAAAGGAACAACTTCAGATAGCATCTCTAAAATGCCTTATATGAAGAAAAAACATGAAGAGATTAAAGAGAATTTAATAACTCAAAAAGAGGTAAAAGGTCTGTTTAACTGTACAGCTTGTCATCAAAATGCGGAAAAAGGTGTATTTAGTGATGATGATGTAAAAATTCCAAATTATGGAAAATGGAAAAAGTAAGGCTTCATTCTTGAAGTCTTTTAGATTTTGAATCTTTTCTATACGAAGTAGAAATAAAAAAACTGTTCCTTTTTAAATAGGAACGATTAAAAAAGGATAGATATGAAAAAAACATATATTTGGTCACTTCCTACAAGGATATTTCACCATTTATTAGCTATTTTTATTCTTGCTGCTTTTTTAACAGATGATGATAAGCTAATCAACTATCACTCAAATATTGGTTATGCAATTTTGATACTCTTGATTTTTAGACTATTTTGGGGCTTTATAGGACCAAAATACTCTTTATTTAAAGACTTTTCAACAAACATAAATGAAGCCAAAGAGTTTATGAAAAATATCTTTAATAGTGAACAAAAATATATAGGTCATAATCCTATGGCATCTTATATAATGATTGCTATACTTATAACTACTTTTTTGGTGATTATAAGTGGTGTATTAACTCTTGGGATTCAAGAAGGAAAAGGTGTATTAAGCTTCTTAAATAGTGAATATTTTAAAAAGATGAAGCTAATTGAAGAGATACATGAGTTTCTTGCAAATTTTTTAATAGTTTTGATTATTATCCATCTTTTTGGGATAGCTTTTGATAGGATATTTCATAAAAAACATCAAACTTTAAATTCAATATTTACAGGTTATAAAGTGGTAAAGAGTATAGAGGATGTAAGATTAAATATATTTCAAAAGCTATTTTCCTTTATAGCTCTTACTATATTTCTTATATTTATATTTTTTGCACTATTCAAGCCTAATAATATTTTAACAGCATCAATTTATGAACCAATTGATTATAAAGTACAAAATATCTCTTTTGTAGATGAGTGTGGCAGTTGTCACACTCTTTATCCACCAAATCTATTACCTAAAAAATCATGGGAATTGATTATGAATGATTTAGAAAATCACTTTGGAGATGATGCAACAGTTGATAATGAAGTAAATAAAAATATTTTAAGTTTTCTAGTAAAAAATAGTGCAGAGAATTCAACAATGGAAGCTAGTTGGAATTTTATAAATTCTATAGGCAATAAAGATATAATAGCTTTAAGTAAAACTAATTATTGGGAAAAAAGACACGAAGATATACCTAAAAAGATTTTTAAAAGTGAGAAGATAAAAAGTGTTGCAAATTGTAAAGCTTGTCATAATGATATTGAAAAAGGATTAATTGAAGATGAGAATATTAAAGATATTTCTGATTTTATGTAGTATGTTTTTATATCTAAATGGAGATAAGGATTACAAAAAATATAAGCACTCATATAAAAATCTTGATTATTTGGATTTAAATGATAATCAAGTTAAAGCTATTAAAAATATTTTAGTAGAGCTGAAAGATGAGTATAAAAAGTTTTATAAGTATAAAGATGAGATTGAAGATGAGATTGAAGATATGATTGAAGAGCCAAACTTTGATGAAAATTTATATATCAAAAAAACTATGGAGATTAAAAAAAGAGCTACTATTTTAGAATCAAAAAGGATAAAAAAGATTCATGAAATTTTAAATGAAAAACAAAGAGATAAATTTGCTGATCACTTTAAGGAGTGGGTAATTGAATAAAAAAGTTTTATTGATTGAAGATGATTTACAAATGCAAAACTTGATAGTTGATTATCTAAAGGATTATGGATTTATTGTTAAAGCTTTTGATAATCCAAAAGATATTTTAGAAGATTTTAAAAAGAACAATGATTATTCAATTATAATATTAGATTTAATGCTCCCTTTTATGGATGGATTTGACCTATTTAATAAATTAAAAGAGATAAAAAATATACCTATAATTATCTCATCAGCAAGAGGTGATATAGGTAATAAAATCCATGGATTTGAGCTTGGAGCTGATGATTACTTAGCAAAACCCTATGAACCACGAGAGTTGGTTTTAAGAATAGAGGCTATTTTAAAAAGGAATTTAAATAAAACTCTTATAATTGGAGATTTTACTATAGATAAAGATAATAGAACTGTCTTAGTGGATGATTATGCTGTTGATTTTACCAAAATAGAGTTTGAAATTTTTATCTATTTAGTTGAAAATCAAAATAAAATATCTTCAAGAGAGCAGATTTTAAATGCAACTTCTTTAGATTTTAATACAAAAAATAGGACTATTGATATGCATATATCAAATATAAGAGCTAAGATTGGAGATGATTTTAAAAGCCCTAAATATATAAAATCTGTTTGGGGAATTGGTTATAAGTTTGTAGGTTAATATGTCAATTTTTAAGAAACTAACTATTCTTTTTATAATAAGCTTTATTTTAATGACAATAATTGGACTGTGGATTGATAATATAAACCTAAAAAGGGTAGATAATTTTGCGAAGGAGAAGTATTTAAAAGTAGTAGATGATATTTTAAAGAATATAGAGAACAAGAATTATATCAACTCTTTGATGATAAAAAATGATTTAGAACAAGTAACTGTTTTGAATAAAAATGGTTTAGAAACTATATATACACAAGATTCAACATTTGGAAATATCTCTATATTAAAATATAAATCATTAAATAGCTACATTTTAAAAATAAAATATTTAGATGAAGAGTATATCTTTAAAGCTTTAGAGCAAGAGAGTTTAAGTGATAAAACTATTTTAAATATATTGGTATTTTTAGATATTTTTGCCCTTTTATTAATGTTTTTATTTATAATAAAAATTTTAAGTCCACTAAAAACTATAACAAAAGAGATAAAAGCTTTTTCAAATGGAAATTTATCAACAAGAATAGATATAAAATCAAATGATGAAATAGGTACTTTAGCAAATAGTTTTAACTTAATGGCAAGTTCTCTTGAAGAGTCTATAAAAACGAGAGAAGAACTACTCCGTGATATTGGGCATGAGTTAAGAACGCCAATAACAAAAGGTAAATTTGCTATAGAGAATATAGATGATTTTTCACAAAAAGAGCTACTTAAAAAGATTTTTTATGATTTAGAGAGATTAACAAATGAGTTAATAGAGCTTGAAAAGCTAAATATCTCAAAGTTAAATTTAACTATTTTTAGTGCAGAAACTTTGATTTTAGACTCCTTAGGGAAGCTTTATTTAGAAGATGAGAGAAAAATAGATATAAAGATTTCTGAAGATTTCAAAATAGAGGCAGATTTATACTATTTATCAATTGCATTAAAAAATCTTATTGATAATGCATTAAAATATTCGACTTACTTCCCAATCATTATAGAAGTATCTAAAAATGAAATTTCTATTTCAAATAGAGGTGACAAATTAGTAAAAGATTTTGAACATTATTTAAAACCTTTTACTCAAGAGTTAGCTCAAAGAGATGGTTTTGGATTAGGCTTAAGTATTGTAAAAAAAGTTTTAGATAGACATAATTTTAGACTTCTTTATAGTTTTGAAAAGGGTTTTAATACTTTTAAAATTC
This window contains:
- a CDS encoding cytochrome b/b6 domain-containing protein, whose product is MKKTYIWSLPTRIFHHLLAIFILAAFLTDDDKLINYHSNIGYAILILLIFRLFWGFIGPKYSLFKDFSTNINEAKEFMKNIFNSEQKYIGHNPMASYIMIAILITTFLVIISGVLTLGIQEGKGVLSFLNSEYFKKMKLIEEIHEFLANFLIVLIIIHLFGIAFDRIFHKKHQTLNSIFTGYKVVKSIEDVRLNIFQKLFSFIALTIFLIFIFFALFKPNNILTASIYEPIDYKVQNISFVDECGSCHTLYPPNLLPKKSWELIMNDLENHFGDDATVDNEVNKNILSFLVKNSAENSTMEASWNFINSIGNKDIIALSKTNYWEKRHEDIPKKIFKSEKIKSVANCKACHNDIEKGLIEDENIKDISDFM
- a CDS encoding ArsS family sensor histidine kinase encodes the protein MTIIGLWIDNINLKRVDNFAKEKYLKVVDDILKNIENKNYINSLMIKNDLEQVTVLNKNGLETIYTQDSTFGNISILKYKSLNSYILKIKYLDEEYIFKALEQESLSDKTILNILVFLDIFALLLMFLFIIKILSPLKTITKEIKAFSNGNLSTRIDIKSNDEIGTLANSFNLMASSLEESIKTREELLRDIGHELRTPITKGKFAIENIDDFSQKELLKKIFYDLERLTNELIELEKLNISKLNLTIFSAETLILDSLGKLYLEDERKIDIKISEDFKIEADLYYLSIALKNLIDNALKYSTYFPIIIEVSKNEISISNRGDKLVKDFEHYLKPFTQELAQRDGFGLGLSIVKKVLDRHNFRLLYSFEKGFNTFKILF
- a CDS encoding response regulator transcription factor, with the translated sequence MNKKVLLIEDDLQMQNLIVDYLKDYGFIVKAFDNPKDILEDFKKNNDYSIIILDLMLPFMDGFDLFNKLKEIKNIPIIISSARGDIGNKIHGFELGADDYLAKPYEPRELVLRIEAILKRNLNKTLIIGDFTIDKDNRTVLVDDYAVDFTKIEFEIFIYLVENQNKISSREQILNATSLDFNTKNRTIDMHISNIRAKIGDDFKSPKYIKSVWGIGYKFVG